Part of the Mytilus edulis chromosome 9, xbMytEdul2.2, whole genome shotgun sequence genome, aaattaagtcTCTTATAAATAATGCACAGATCATAATTGAAGGAACAACATGTTTGTTACTGTTCTTtatcttaatttcaaatttttcaccTTCCACAGATTTGTATGTTCTTATTCAACTATATACATCTTGATATATGTTTCAATGGCTGTTTTTCAAAGCAGGTTTGATGAAATGATAATTGAGATCGAGTATTTAAACAACAATTATGATTTAATATCTAAATATACATGCATGATTATAGTAACAACAATTTATGATTCAAAACTTAACCAACACGATAATTATAACcattaacattcaatttattacttttcatatcattaatatatcaataatcttaataagaaataaatatcttcaactgAAGTCAATTATGTACAACCAGTATAAATATATCACAGATATTTGACTTGTACTTCATGTTCATATCACAGATAGCAGTAGTAATCTTTCAATGCTTATATCACAGATATTTGACTTGTACTTCATGTTCATATCACAAATAGCAGTAGTAATCTTTCAATGCTTATATTACAGATAtttgaagtatatatatatatatatatacgtatcaCAGATGGTGGAAATTTTTCACAGTTTATCAGGTgttgattaattatatattttaatgatttaataTTGATGTATGCAGGATGGGAAAGCAAATCACTCAAATTATTGTCCAGAAATTGTCATCAACGAATCAGTAACTGAAGATTAAACAAAGTTATGTTGAGAAAGTCCCCCAGAGCTGTAAAGAAACTGAGACGGTATCCATGTAAGCTGTTTCAGATCTGAAACTGCCATTAAagcagatacatgtacatgtacttaaaaaCAAATCATGAGAAATATTTGGCATGAGTAGTGACCGCATCTGtgttattgaaaataacgttCCACACAAAAAAGAATTGAATCTTAATTAAACTATCAGGAAGACCCAAAACAAtattttgggtttataaataCTCCAGAAGCTCAGCCAAATGCGACATAAAGAATATCCTCAAACCAAAAATATGATATCAGAAGAAGGAAATCGATATAAAATTAAAGATCTCATTTTACATTTAATCTTTTTGCTTATCTTAGAATGAAATATGTATTTCTTATACCATTCAGATGGGAGTTatattcatgttaaaaaaaaaaaattatttacttattttatggAGGTAAAATTATTTCCGTTAATAGACAGTCAGATTATAATTTCATTTGTATAAAGAAACAAGTGTTATTTTCTTTACTTAAATGTAATGCTTTATTTGCTTAAGCTATCAACAATGAATTAATCAAAAGCTGCGAATTTACAAGTCTCCAGTAGGCAGTTCTGTTAGGCCGCACACAGATATGCAGTATATGTCTTAGTTTCTGAAATAATAGGATGAACTGTCCTAAAAATATTAGCAATCGAAATAAGAATTTTATGTTTTGACCACCCAAAATTTAGGATGATAAGGGTTTGTATAAAAAATCTTTcgtatcaaaattttcaaaagaataagtaaagaaatttgaaaaaatatttaaatctgaCATATATATTACATCTTCAAGTAGTAAGCATAACTTGAATAGTATTGCCCCTTACtgactttaaaatgttttattgcaTATAAggggaaaaatatttttaattaactgACTTTAGGGTATGTACATGTAACTATTTTAATGGCATTAAAGAAAGACATCACTGTTCCATATCTTCAATTGGCGAAATCAGTGGTTCACTTAGGTTCCGGTGGTTAAGAATGGAAAAGCACCGAAGACAGACATTCCTCGCAAGAGCAGGTTTTGTGCAACACCTTTTGTGTACCCACTGATCACAAGTATCACACTGAAACCAGGATATATACTTGTCCTTTTGAATGGATTTGGGTGGTTCAGTGCTACCACAGGTATTGCACAAAATCTCATCAGCATCATTGATGGTATCAGGGACAATGGCCTCAAAGTCAACGTCATTTTCATTATTCCCCTCCTCCTCCCCCTCAGAAAACATGTAAGGAATAGTCTTTTGACTGTCATCACTGTCATCGTCTGTCATGTCAATCACCACTGGATTGACGTCTTCATCCCTGATACCATCAAGTTTCCTGAGCTTTTCCTCAAACTCCCTTACCACGCGAGTTTCAAATTGAGCCCAGCGCTCCGCATCGACATGGGACTTGGCCTCCAAAAAAAACTGAGTAATACCTTTTTTATTGCAACTAGAAGTTATATAGCCTTTTAAGTAAGACCAAACCAGTTCGATGGGATTGAGCTCACAATGATAAGGAGGTGTGCGTAAAATTTCATGGCCATTAGCTGATCCAGGTCATCTATTATATACCTAGGTTGAGGCTTTTTTTGCTTCACCAAATCAAGCAGCTcggtctttttcattttcttatcaTAATGAACATTGCTCTTCTCCAGCCATGCCGAGATCTCTGACTTGTTGCTGTTCGTGTTTGGTACCTTTGAGTCAGGATCTAAGTGACTGTGATACGGAGCATTGTCCATTACAATTACAGACCGAGGAGGCAGTTTAGGGAGAAGTGTATCTCTGAACCACTCTGTAAAGTGCTCCTTATTCATCTCGTCATGATAATCAGAGCTGTTGGTTTTCGACTCAAATATAAGACCACATCCGGGGATTAGGCCTTGTTAAGAGGAGCCAACATCTAAGATTTTCAATCTAGTACCCTTGCCAGAAGGTACTTTCCGATGGGTACCTTTACAGTGTGGCTCAAAGACAGACATGGATGTGCTGGGAACATCCAGCCAGTCACCCTTTACCACATGATTGGTGTTCAACCAAGTCTCATCCAGATATACAATATGACGCCCTTGCTGCCTAAACTTATGTATCTTACGAAGTTATGTCATTCTCATGAGAACGATGTCCTCCCTCTCCGACACAAATCTTCTGCTTGTCGCATTCTTGTAGAACCTGAAaaaaaatttatacatgtatatatttgtatatgatgTATTTTAATAATAGATACTGCGTTTGTTGGTATATTTTCTTAATATTAGTAAAgaatgtattgtttttattttcaggcTGTTAGCTATATATAGTATCAATCATTAAGTTATACTGCCTGCTAAGCAATACCTTGAAATGTGTAAAGTGGAATTTAGATTACTCTGATGTATTCTGGTAGCTTGATGTATTAATTGCAGGAAAGAAATTCATTAGTCTTGTAAGTATGATCAGCAATGGGGAACTTAAATCTAAATCTTTAAACTTGTATTCCACATTGTtaagtttaaatattttcaaatgtattcTTTGTTTTCCTAGACCTCTAGGAGTACAAGTATCATTTTGATTATATGCATTGAAATGTTCACCTGTCCcatgattttgacaaaaaagatTAAATACCCAATATATATACACTTTCAGCATGTTTTATATCTGTTCCATTacttacaaattataaaaaaaaaaaaaattaaaataaaggaTATAGTTTAGAGTTTTGTAtaacgtctattatcactgaactagtatacatttttggtAAGTGGCTAGCTgtagcacgcctccgggtgcaggattttctcactgtattgaagacccattggtggcttttggctgttttctgctctttggtcgggttttctttttgacacattccctatttacattctcaattttatgaaatttttggcTTAGAGATTAAATGATCGGTAAGTCAAAATATTGGGAAATAATTACCGAAACCCCAGTAAATGCACTGTTCTCGACACTGTAGATATGGAAATGTCAATGTCTTTCTTTTTCAGAGCTTCCTGCAGCTTTGGCATGGTCACCGACTGGGATTTCTTGTGCAGATCATATATGGTCCTCCTCACCACACCTTTGTCGAAATCATCCACCTTCTGAGTCTTGGTGACAGTTTTCTGGACATAATCCTTGTGAATTGACTTGACCACATCTTGCACAGGATCATTTCCATTGATGTACCCTCTCAGGGAGGACTGTTTAATGCCtgtaattgtaattgagaattatttaaacaaatttttaccatttttatcaattcaaTACATGcaatgttattattattatatatatgtgtaaatTATGTTGtacaaaacatcaatattgaAGACTTTCAACATATTTTTCATCACTTTTTGTTTTTGCTGAATTTTGATGGTagaacataaaaaatgtaatatcttgTCTAGACTTAAggccaaaaaaaattaataggtGTGTTTTATATTActtctttgaaaaaaaagggtAACTAGGTATagggatttatttttatttttacatttttttagattGAGTCTATGTTTCAGTTTGACTTTAACCGTTCTTATATGGTAATAGgaaacacatctttttttatttagccTTAAAGAATGGATTTTTAGAATGACTTTATTGTTGGAATTATACTTTATGTAATTAATACTGAAATCCTTCAATTTCTTCTTTTGAAAGGAATATAATACAAATGTAGATGCTAGTATATACGTAcgcaatttgattttttttttaattgtcattgaAAATGTTCAAGTGTGCTATTGAATTCAAATGTccaattgtttttttcaaatcaaatcaaaaaatttattaattttacctGTTGCTTTCACTAGTCTTCTCATTGGGGTTTGAAGCACCCATGGCCGCTTCATACCCTTTTCCATCAGAAAAAACTGGTAAAGTTTTCTCAACAAGTCCTTTGTCTGAAATGTACATAAAAAATTAGGAAAATTATAATAATGTTTCAAAGAATgatacatttcaattttttgataaaacaagtgtggtaaaattttataatgtttcaaggaatgataaattttatttttttgataaaactAGTGCTTGCCAAGCATGCCAAGTGAAAGTGATAGCTTTAACAGTgatcaaggggagataatccaaacTAAAATTAGATTCTAATTTATGTGTGAAGAAAGGAAAATTTCATTGAGCATAATCACCGTGTAGAACGTCACTTGcagggtgtcggctatgtttgacatggggtggcaattttgaagcgacgaaaaagtaagaaGGTAaattcaagcatcaaaatttcttatttctagaactctcagtaccatataatgtattgcacggaaggaaccgcaacataatatatttcctgaaagcagaagcagtcgtttcca contains:
- the LOC139490432 gene encoding uncharacterized protein produces the protein MEKGMKRPWVLQTPMRRLVKATGIKQSSLRGYINGNDPVQDVVKSIHKDYVQKTVTKTQKVDDFDKGVVRRTIYDLHKKSQSVTMPKLQEALKKKDIDISISTVSRTVHLLGFRFYKNATSRRFVSEREDIVLMRMT